The following is a genomic window from Daphnia magna isolate NIES linkage group LG4, ASM2063170v1.1, whole genome shotgun sequence.
TGGTTTTCAAAGGGGAATtttcaaaacacacacacCTAACACGGacgttttcaattttctttaaatcacAACCACCTGCACAGAACGCAAAGTCACAAGATGGTTTCATGGATGTACGGATTTTGGCCTGCAGGCCTCAATTATTTAGTGCTTGCTTGTTAGCTGCGGCACTGATTGATTATTAAACGTTCCTCCTTTTTATGATTGAGAATAGCTGACAAGTTTGTCAAAAAGCGAAACTGCGCAACTGTCGCTTTGTGCTTGTGTGTTAATCAGGGCTTTAGCATCAGGAAAAACCAATGTATTGTATAATCTCATATTATTGGACACCATAAAATCATTTGCTCGACTTTTTATTGATCAAAACCACTTGAATACGCTGGAAGTTGTCGTTATTTTTGATAAAAGTAGGTCTCTGAAGGTGCTCAAAAAACTGCGTTCGCTCATAACGTACAAACCACAATCTTCCTGTTCCCTGCAATAATATCGAGAGTATTTGATTAACTGGAATGTTAcagcaaaatttaaaacactTACTCGTTGATGGAGTACCCCATGATATTGTCGTTGTAAGTTTTGTATTTGCTGACGAGCTCTTCATTGCCCACTTCGCTGATTACGCAGCGATCATACAGCTGACTGTTGGCTTCCTCCAGTAATTGAGTCTGTCTCTTAATGGCAGAATCGACGTCAAGACGGCCGGCTGGTGATGTCGAATATTTCCAATTGAATTCGGCTACTTTTTCGTCGAACCGACGAGAGAAATATTGAAAGATCTGGACATCAGCTGCTAACCATTTCTCGAGCACCTTTTTCTCAGCAGCGCTCAACTTGGAAGACTTTTCCGGCTTCCTCCTATTCAAATCTAGGTGGACAACATTTTGTAGAGGCCAGTTGAGCAATTGCTTCAAGAGGATGAGGGACTCGTCCATCCTGTTGGCAATCATCACAAGATGGAACTCGTGATCCAAAcgttcaatttcttccgttATGGCGGTTTCGTTGTCGAAGAGGTCGGGCGATATCCCCAAATCCCAGGCTATTTGGTTGCGCCCAATATGACGCAAATAACGTTTTTCCACTACATCTGATAACGTGGCGTTTTTGATAGTGCGGACCATATCGTGAATATCCTGGACGCCGTAGAAGTTTTTCAATTTAGGATCGAGGTAGTGGAACAAGGATTCAAAGACTTCGACGGGTTCACGAATTATGGTGAAGGTCGGCACATCTTCGCGCAAAAGCTCCAGAACTTCTATCTTGTTCCAGCGATTGTGCAACGCGAATATATCGAAATTGAGATCCTTCCATTTTGTGGTGTTTAGTGAGTTATGGTCGAAAAGCTCATCTCTCGACAGGTAGCTGCCCTCTTCGGGCAATACAATGTTCAGTTCATTCTTCAATGCAAACCTGCGTAAATCGTTACAatacaaataaatataaatgcaTCAGGAAATGAGATAAGTAACAATCAGAATTAAAGTGGACGAGCTTTTTAAAATACCGGAATATGATGTTTTCGACAGTACTAGTGCCGCACTTGTGAGTTTTCATGAAAATAAATTTCCTGTGATAAATTTTAGAGTTGAAGTAAATTGAATCCTGGGCGTAAATTCCGATTCTGTTTGATTGGCATAACTGTATGGGCTTTACCGAAATTCTGTGGACTCCAGTGTTTCTAGTTGCTGGACCATGACGTGTCTTGATAAAAACGTTAGGCAACAGCCAATGATTGCTGCCACGACGAACCGTTTGAAACAACATCGATTCCGTCGAATAGCCAGGTCATGAAAATTAAGCCAACTAACACATTTTATGCATATATATCACTATGCAGCTACAAATAGATTGCAATTTCACGTAGTACCTGGATTCCATCGCCCGAATAGCTATGGCTTTGCCGGGACTTTGTCAAACACGGCAACGAGAAGGGAAAACGTATCCTTCTTATGCTATTTcaacttaaaattttttagggattgttagttttttaaataaataactacTTAATTGTAAACCTACCTGTCAAGGGATTTCTGAAATGCCAGGAGAAATGGGAAAATGTAGATGCACAGATGATTCAGAACTCTTTTGTTGGCTGCGAATCGCCGACTTATTAACCAACAAGTTTCAAACGTTCGATTGTGCTGTTTGCGACTCATCGAACGTCCCTCAACGCATGTGAGAAAAACAGGCCTCCAGCGGTAAGCGAACCTGAACTGCTTGCCTTGTGTGACAACATGTTTCGTTCGACTATGTTACTCCGCCTTTAGATGAGCCCGCCAGCGG
Proteins encoded in this region:
- the LOC116920546 gene encoding galactosylceramide sulfotransferase, whose protein sequence is MESSWLNFHDLAIRRNRCCFKRFVVAAIIGCCLTFLSRHVMVQQLETLESTEFRKFIFMKTHKCGTSTVENIIFRFALKNELNIVLPEEGSYLSRDELFDHNSLNTTKWKDLNFDIFALHNRWNKIEVLELLREDVPTFTIIREPVEVFESLFHYLDPKLKNFYGVQDIHDMVRTIKNATLSDVVEKRYLRHIGRNQIAWDLGISPDLFDNETAITEEIERLDHEFHLVMIANRMDESLILLKQLLNWPLQNVVHLDLNRRKPEKSSKLSAAEKKVLEKWLAADVQIFQYFSRRFDEKVAEFNWKYSTSPAGRLDVDSAIKRQTQLLEEANSQLYDRCVISEVGNEELVSKYKTYNDNIMGYSINEEQEDCGLYVMSERSFLSTFRDLLLSKITTTSSVFKWF